In a genomic window of Thermodesulfobacteriota bacterium:
- a CDS encoding tyrosine-type recombinase/integrase, whose translation MEVVVTIAEFKQQLKAKGYAPATIESYRKSLDQFAAWLAGQKISDLRAVTRPVVLDYQSCVMARAVAMETKALKIRAVKRLFEYLEAGHQLLVNPSDGIVETCRRNRNIGPVLTMAQVKKLLAQPNLSLKTHIRDRAVMEVLYATGIRLNELLCLEIYHVDLKEGVLYIRRGKGSRQRVVPLGKTAAAWVREYLEKIRPYYAKKNPKERRLFLLNTGQAMTPASVRGLLLKYRDQAGIKTSVSPHTWRRTCATHLLQNGADIRHIQELLGHRSLKTTQGYTKIMPREVKLTHDRTHPNQEQP comes from the coding sequence ATGGAGGTCGTCGTAACTATAGCCGAGTTCAAGCAGCAGTTAAAAGCAAAAGGCTATGCTCCAGCCACCATCGAGAGCTACAGAAAAAGCCTGGACCAGTTCGCGGCCTGGCTGGCCGGGCAAAAGATATCTGATCTCCGGGCCGTGACCCGGCCGGTGGTGCTTGACTATCAATCCTGCGTCATGGCCCGGGCCGTGGCCATGGAGACCAAAGCCTTGAAGATACGGGCCGTCAAGCGGCTGTTTGAGTATCTGGAGGCCGGCCATCAGCTTCTTGTTAATCCCTCCGATGGCATTGTGGAGACCTGCCGCAGAAACCGGAACATCGGGCCGGTGCTGACCATGGCCCAGGTAAAAAAGCTCCTGGCCCAGCCCAACCTCTCTTTAAAAACCCATATCCGGGACCGGGCCGTCATGGAAGTGCTTTACGCCACCGGCATCCGGTTAAACGAGCTGTTGTGTCTTGAGATTTATCATGTGGATTTAAAAGAAGGCGTGCTGTACATCCGCCGCGGCAAGGGCAGCCGGCAGAGGGTCGTGCCCCTGGGCAAGACAGCCGCTGCCTGGGTCAGAGAGTATTTAGAAAAGATCAGGCCCTATTACGCCAAAAAGAACCCGAAAGAAAGACGGCTCTTTTTGCTCAATACCGGCCAAGCCATGACGCCGGCAAGCGTCCGAGGTCTGCTGCTCAAGTATCGCGATCAGGCCGGCATCAAGACCAGCGTCTCCCCGCACACCTGGCGCCGGACCTGCGCCACTCATCTTTTGCAGAACGGGGCCGACATCCGCCATATCCAGGAGCTGCTCGGCCACAGGAGCCTCAAGACCACCCAAGGCTATACCAAAATCATGCCGCGGGAGGTCAAGCTGACCCATGACCGGACTCATCCGAATCAGGAGCAACCATGA
- a CDS encoding CHC2 zinc finger domain-containing protein: MIEQEKIDRIKTTVDMKALAEAKGIKLKKNGRGYFGLCPFHDDHNPSLSINPKTNLWQCFGCGAAGDVIRFIELFDRVNFTEAVRILSAPESTLPAQKSPPSKPQPKENPDTPDTDNPQSLTVKQKKLLARVIAYYQHTLETTTQGLDYLKNKRGISRNQSLKDFGAGYVNGTLLSILPDDKEVLDDLKAIGILNAKGNERFLNCVVFPLYDTAGAVVNLYGRNIDEGCELTHLYLPGKRSGLVNAGAVKRSQAILLTESIIDALTLYDQGFTNVMPLYGTNGLIDDHLSYCKGKIKEAYLVFDADDPGRKAAQAVAMQLKNKQITAYTVELPVKDVNIYFNRHTPEQFEALLKQANPKSLEHSDHVHPRKKTLYKHTENGFIVGYGERQYHVKGIQRGDTQLKAVIKASPDVEGNLPFELTTIDLYSSRSRLWFAKLCADLFGAAEELVKEDIGKLLALVESYQPKEKQAPRLEPSQTEKAAAEKFLKGPDMFKDILDALLVMGIVGEETNKIVCYLTAVSRLLAKPLSTLIQSRSGAGKSTLQNAILRFVPESHQEKYTRVTDQALFYKEEGSLKHKILAIEEEAGVGGAAYSIRNIQSEGRIRVAATGKDPGTGKMKTETYTVEGPVSVMLTTTAADIDAETASRFIFLSIDESESMTAAIHDKQKQARTLEGLVNRTKSAHIERIHQIAQQMLKPVAVVNPYTPYLSYPTKSLISRRDHDKYLGLIEAIAFLHQHQREARTVAADGRAVEYIEVTLEDIDKANVLANDVLGRSLDELARPSRLLLDGIYRMVKDISQKQGIPVDEVFFTRRMIRENINWTDWQIRAHISQLEDLEYLHVRFGARGKEYAYALNYKGQGEGSSKFYLNLTPVEEIKKLIRQEEKQKK, encoded by the coding sequence ATGATAGAACAAGAGAAAATCGACCGTATCAAAACTACGGTTGACATGAAAGCCCTGGCCGAGGCCAAAGGCATCAAATTGAAAAAAAACGGCCGGGGATACTTCGGCCTGTGTCCCTTCCACGATGATCACAATCCATCTTTATCCATCAATCCCAAAACCAACCTGTGGCAGTGCTTTGGCTGTGGCGCGGCCGGGGACGTGATCCGGTTTATCGAACTGTTTGACCGGGTGAACTTTACCGAGGCCGTGCGGATACTGTCGGCCCCAGAATCTACCTTACCTGCCCAAAAATCCCCGCCATCAAAACCCCAGCCCAAAGAAAACCCCGACACCCCCGACACCGACAACCCCCAATCCCTGACCGTCAAACAAAAGAAACTCCTGGCCCGCGTCATCGCCTATTACCAGCACACTTTAGAAACAACCACCCAAGGCCTGGACTACCTCAAGAACAAGCGAGGCATCAGCCGCAACCAGTCTTTAAAGGACTTCGGGGCCGGTTATGTCAACGGCACCCTGCTTTCTATCCTTCCGGATGACAAAGAAGTCCTTGACGATTTAAAAGCCATCGGCATCTTAAACGCCAAGGGAAACGAACGCTTTTTAAACTGCGTGGTGTTCCCGCTGTATGATACGGCCGGGGCCGTGGTCAACCTGTACGGCCGCAACATAGACGAGGGCTGCGAGCTGACCCATTTGTATTTGCCGGGCAAGCGTTCCGGCCTGGTCAATGCCGGGGCCGTCAAACGCTCCCAGGCCATCCTTTTAACAGAGTCCATCATCGACGCTTTAACCCTGTACGACCAGGGCTTTACAAACGTCATGCCCCTGTACGGCACCAACGGCCTGATCGACGATCATCTGTCTTACTGCAAAGGCAAAATAAAAGAGGCCTATCTGGTCTTTGACGCGGATGATCCCGGCCGCAAGGCGGCCCAGGCCGTGGCCATGCAGCTAAAAAACAAACAGATCACGGCCTATACGGTCGAACTGCCGGTAAAGGACGTGAACATCTACTTTAACCGGCATACCCCGGAGCAGTTCGAGGCCCTGCTAAAACAGGCTAACCCCAAATCATTAGAGCACTCCGACCATGTTCATCCCAGGAAAAAGACCCTGTACAAGCACACGGAAAACGGCTTTATCGTCGGATACGGAGAACGGCAATACCATGTCAAGGGCATACAAAGAGGCGACACCCAGCTTAAGGCCGTGATCAAGGCCTCGCCGGACGTGGAAGGCAACCTGCCGTTTGAGCTGACCACCATTGATCTGTACTCGTCCCGGTCCCGGCTCTGGTTTGCAAAACTTTGTGCCGACCTGTTCGGCGCGGCCGAGGAACTGGTCAAGGAAGACATTGGCAAGCTGCTGGCCCTGGTAGAAAGTTATCAGCCTAAAGAAAAACAAGCGCCCCGGCTTGAGCCCAGCCAGACAGAAAAGGCCGCGGCCGAGAAGTTCTTAAAAGGCCCGGACATGTTCAAAGACATTCTGGACGCCCTACTGGTCATGGGCATTGTGGGGGAAGAGACCAACAAGATTGTCTGTTATCTGACGGCCGTGTCTCGGCTTCTGGCAAAGCCCTTGTCCACCTTGATCCAGTCGAGAAGCGGGGCCGGCAAATCAACCCTGCAGAACGCCATCCTCCGCTTTGTCCCGGAAAGCCACCAAGAAAAGTACACCCGCGTCACCGACCAGGCCCTGTTTTACAAGGAAGAAGGATCGTTAAAGCATAAAATCCTGGCCATCGAGGAAGAAGCAGGCGTGGGCGGGGCCGCGTATTCTATAAGAAACATTCAGTCAGAAGGCCGGATCAGGGTTGCCGCAACCGGCAAGGATCCGGGCACCGGCAAAATGAAGACCGAGACTTATACCGTGGAGGGCCCGGTCTCGGTCATGCTGACCACCACGGCGGCCGACATTGACGCCGAGACCGCTTCCCGCTTTATCTTTCTGTCCATCGACGAATCAGAATCCATGACGGCCGCCATCCACGACAAGCAAAAACAGGCCAGAACCCTGGAAGGCCTGGTCAACCGGACCAAGTCGGCCCATATCGAGCGTATCCACCAGATCGCCCAACAGATGTTAAAGCCCGTGGCCGTGGTCAATCCTTACACGCCGTATCTGTCTTATCCCACAAAGTCGCTTATCAGCCGCCGGGATCATGACAAATATCTCGGCCTGATCGAAGCTATTGCCTTTTTACACCAGCACCAGCGGGAGGCCAGGACCGTGGCGGCGGACGGCCGGGCCGTAGAATACATTGAAGTCACGTTAGAGGACATCGACAAGGCCAATGTCCTGGCCAATGACGTTCTGGGCCGGAGCCTGGACGAGTTGGCCCGGCCTTCCCGTCTTTTGCTTGACGGCATTTATCGCATGGTCAAAGACATATCCCAAAAACAGGGCATCCCAGTTGACGAGGTTTTTTTTACCCGGCGCATGATCCGGGAGAACATCAACTGGACGGACTGGCAGATACGCGCCCACATCAGCCAGCTTGAGGACCTGGAATATCTTCATGTCCGGTTCGGGGCTCGCGGCAAGGAGTATGCTTACGCCTTGAACTACAAGGGCCAGGGCGAAGGCAGCAGCAAATTTTATCTGAACCTGACGCCTGTTGAAGAGATCAAAAAGCTGATCCGGCAGGAGGAGAAACAAAAGAAATAG
- a CDS encoding helix-turn-helix transcriptional regulator codes for MKTKSTIMNFGKNLAHLRKSSGLTQQQLADKIGVSRRVIAYYEGETKYPPAHLIAPLSKALNITTDELLGVKPPKNNGGKPDLKLQRRMNKIKELPSSQQQFILKAIDSHLKALDK; via the coding sequence ATGAAGACAAAATCAACCATAATGAACTTCGGTAAAAACCTGGCGCACCTAAGAAAATCAAGCGGCCTGACTCAACAGCAACTGGCTGACAAGATAGGCGTGTCACGGCGAGTCATAGCCTATTATGAAGGTGAGACAAAATATCCACCGGCTCACCTGATTGCTCCGCTATCAAAGGCATTAAATATCACAACCGATGAACTCTTAGGCGTTAAGCCTCCCAAAAACAATGGAGGCAAGCCAGATCTCAAGTTACAACGTAGAATGAATAAAATTAAGGAGCTGCCGTCCTCACAGCAGCAATTTATCCTTAAAGCCATTGACTCCCATCTAAAGGCTCTTGATAAATAG